Below is a window of Impatiens glandulifera chromosome 2, dImpGla2.1, whole genome shotgun sequence DNA.
aaaattaataaattaccaTCAGATCAAATAATTTCCCACGGTGAagaagtttcatttttttttttaatgttgaattttgtaattaaaataaaataataaaaatgttatgggTTATTTATTTTACTCTATGTGGACACTTTACAtatcttttcctttttttaattaaatattacttatGAGAACTCTTCCTAATTCTATGATCTAtgtaattaagattttgattatcttaattattatattttgttaatatatataggtAATACAAAACTTATATGGCCGATTGTTCAAATCCAAGATGGCGACATACATTGTCGGTGGGACGTCGGTTTCTTGCTGCCTTGGGTGGAATGATGTTTCGTTTAATTATGATATTGGAATCTCAAGTAATTCCttctttattttctaattattcaaataaataattattttgttgttcaTCCATAAAGTTAGACTAATAAATGTGTATGTTGTTTATTTAGGGTCGTAGTTGATCGAAATGATAGTTGAATCACAGAAGGCAATTACAGTTGTTTATGTGTtgcttttatatatttttattaatttttgcaGTTCAATTAGTGATCTTAAATCGATAATTCTATTagatattgtttatattttccaAAGAGAAGTTGATACGTATCTTTACACTGAAATCACGACTTGCATAGCGAGAGAGACCTCGCTATTATACAAAAGGGACCTGATTATTATACAGCGGGACCCTGAGTCGGCGAAGTCCCTTTTATATAACTGCAAGGTCCCTTTTGTATGAGGGCAATGTCCCTTCGCTATGCGAGTCGCGATTTTATAGTAGAAATAtgtatcatttctctttttcaaatattgatataatattatttttgtttacctaaaataatttgtttcttatcatatgattttagtttataatttataaaattgattttaatcttTCCATACTGTATTCCAAATTTAATCATTAAGTTGAGATTGTTGAGTAATATTATTTGGATATGATGTCTTAATTAAATTCACATAAAATGTAATTCTATGTacatcaaacacaaataaaatataaacaaaataaatttaataaaaaaaattataataatatgcaAAAGTAATAACCGACCAacctgaaaaaaaataaaaaattaatggtGAGCCGAAATAACGAAGCCGGTtcggttttattttaaaagtgagaaaataattgaatgagaTTTAGGTGCGGTTCAGATTCaggttattttaaaaaccaaagTAATTATTACCGACAGCGCCGTACGtactatttaatattaaaataatatttttcttgttttttcttatttaccCTCTTTATTAATTGTAGTTTTCTTTTTCACAAATTATTATCTGCACTATCTTTTCTCTCAATCATTTTTTCTcaacattatttgaatttatttttaaggatttattaaatataatataataaataaaaataagatgcatttataataatataataaaataaataaaactaggACTTagtaaagaatataataaaaataagatgtatttattaaattaatatagtaaaacataaatgaaatgaaaagaataatttttttattataatttaatattaaaatatatagtatttaaaatataatttaaaaatgaaaaaggtattttaatattttggaaatTGTTTGAAGTAATTCGATGAACAAGAGGAAATTGATTTGgtagagattaaaaaaaaaaacgtacAAGAACAAGGTCCACCATACACTTAAGAAGGTATGTAGGTGTCCGAAGACTGTCACCACTTACTATATCTTAGAGGAGATGAGCACCTTCTTTTTCCCGATTTGctgataaataaatatcatcTTGTCTAGCTGCTACAAACCCAACCCAACTCATAGAAAATCAAAAACATCTCTATCTCATATATATACAcccattttcaatattatggaCATGTCTTTTGAAGCATTGATTTCTAATCATCAGATGGTCAGTCAGTGAAAAACATTTTAGCTCATTTCATTTAATCATGCATATTATTAATAAGAGATtgcattttaatattaataataataatgacaggaaatagagaatgaagaagatttCTCTGGAACTCGGGTATTCGACTCATTTACCTCAGCCGAGTCACTGGAGGTCTGCCGATTGTTCGGCTTGAATCCCGATGATGGGGACGACATCATAACACCGCCACCGCCACCGCCaccgccaccaccaccaccaccaccggcGGCGATTAATAATATCACTCACGGCGCCCGGAGATCCTTGCCGGAAAAGTCCTCGTCGGCGACACCTAACAGGGTGATGGCGGAGAGGAAGAGGAGAGAACAGCTTAGCCAACGGTTCATTTCTCTAGCTTCCCTTATTCCTGGCCTAAAGAAGGTTTCTATTTATTATACTTtctctctaaatttatttaataatagataaataagttatttattgaTTTAGATGGACAAAGCTTCAATCTTGCAAGATGCTTTGAAGTATACGGaagaattaaatgaaaaaataaaatcattggaATGTTGtttaaagaaagaagaagaagaagaagagatgagTGATGAAAACAGATTAGCAGTAGTGCATCATCAGCCTAATAATTACATGGAGATGAGGCTtaaagaatcaaataaaaatatattaataagaatTTACTGTCAAAATGGAAAAGAGGTCGATGACATTGCTTCTAAGCTGCTGAGTTATCTCAAAACGATTCAACTCACCATTCTCAATACTTGTTTCTTGCCCTTTGGACAGCATGCTTTCGATGTCACTATTCTAGCCAAAAAGGTACGTACACAACACAACccccttttcttttcttttcttttcttttcttttcttcctttttaatattctttatatagtacaaaataaaacaagcaGGGTCCTTTAAAACAGAGGGGGTCACGTGATTCATGTGTGTCTGTCTTCAAATGTTGTTTGATcttatgtttatatatagatatttcacttttttttccagcatttgttttcatgttttttaatttgCAGATGGAAAATCCTAATCATGATATATCTATGCAAGAGCTTGAACAAAAATTGACTGAAATTATTCAGTCTCTCGTTTGAGTTTTGACCACCGTACGTACGTACTTACTCTCTTTTAAGATGTGGAAGGAAGGATGATATTTTGAccctttttaatttaattgggtaaaataaaaaaatggtcaGAAATGTAACTGGGTCCGAATTCATCAATTACTACTACTACTAATAGTATTAAAGAAAAAAGTAGTCggttgttttttattattagctACTAGTAGTATGTTCCTCCTCTTGAATTTGTATTTTGTATCAACGAGATGGGtgtgtaatattattattatctaattgaatatttgtttttattaaatattttttaaatgttaaaaaatagtGTGGAATAAAGTAGCATGCATAACCCAACAATCatgattgttttttattaattaattagacattttaatatttaaatgtattttttcttttttaaatcaataatttattttatgaagaaaGTTAAAATATCATGTAAAGCTAGCTACTTGGGCCAAAAGTATACTATTaagtttatgaaaaaataattaattaactaaattaaataattttcttaattttaacctttaaatattacaatttaatatattatttaaaaaaaaatattgaaataaaaataaaattacatactAGCACAATTATCATGCCAGACTCATTGGTGTTCTGAAGAAGGCCTTAGCGGCAACACCTCCATGCCTAAAATTAGAGATGTTCTAAGTCTAAGTTGGACCTGAATTTCATAAATCAAGAAATTATATTTGGATACGTCCTTAAGTTTAGTATTATTAGTATAATTGGATGAAATTTAGTtactcttaaaaatatttttttaatttaaatatatattcttattttttaattaaacttttatgtaattattttaatatacccATAACAACAacttatactaatatttttttttctcgtCATGTATCCAATTAAATAATGTTGCACATTTTGTTTCTCAAATATGTTCTTTTTAtcaaatgt
It encodes the following:
- the LOC124928100 gene encoding transcription factor bHLH18-like, which produces MDMSFEALISNHQMEIENEEDFSGTRVFDSFTSAESLEVCRLFGLNPDDGDDIITPPPPPPPPPPPPPPAAINNITHGARRSLPEKSSSATPNRVMAERKRREQLSQRFISLASLIPGLKKMDKASILQDALKYTEELNEKIKSLECCLKKEEEEEEMSDENRLAVVHHQPNNYMEMRLKESNKNILIRIYCQNGKEVDDIASKLLSYLKTIQLTILNTCFLPFGQHAFDVTILAKKMENPNHDISMQELEQKLTEIIQSLV